AACCAGATCAATACACAATATTGGGTTTCGTCATTCCTGAACGGATCAGAAGCCTGGGCCAATTTCCGCAGAAGCGGTTTCCCTGCACTTACCAAAAATCCATATCCGGGAGCTGATCCTTCGGTGAAAGATTTTATCCGCAGACTGGTTTATCCGGTTCGTGAAAAATCTGTAAATACGGTTAATTATAATGAGGCGATCGCCCGTCAGGGAGCTGACGAATTGGGTACCCACGTTTTTTGGGATAAATAATTTTTCAATAATACATACAGGCGGTGCAATAAGCCGCCTGTATGTACAATCAAATAAACCTTACATAAACCTGCCTAACCTATGTTAAAAAAAACAATGCTGTTGCCGGCGCTATTATTTGTTTCCTTTTTAAGTAATGCCCAACCCATTTCTCCCACCGTCGACCAGATTAAAGCCTTAACAGCAAACTGGAAAGGCGAACGTTCAGCAGATGGCCGCCCGAAAGTCTCGGATGCAATTCTGGCACGTTTGAAAAACATTTCGATTGAAGAGGCCTGGGGTGTGTTGCGGAATAAAGGGTATCAAAATCAATATGAAGGTGACTGGCAATTAATTCATCCCGACAGCTCTATGACTGGTCGTGTGGTGACTGCACAGTACGTACCCCTCCGTCCTGATTTTCAGGATTACATCAAGGAAACCGGAAAAAAGGAAGGCCGTAATCCTGCCGGCGGAACAAATTCCTGGCCTATTGATGTGCTCACAAACGGCGACGTGTACGTGGCCGACGGATATGGAAAAATCGCTGACGGAACTTTGATAGGTGACAATCTTGGAAATTCAATTTATGCAAAATCAAAAAGAGGAACCATATTTTACGGCTCTGTTCGTGATGTAGAAGGACTTAGCGAAATCAAAGGATATAACGCCTGGATAAAAGGTTCTGATCCATCTTATATCCAGCAAATGATGCTGTCAGGTATCAACGTTCCTATCCGAATTGGTCGCGCGATCGTACTGCCAGGCGACGTGGTTCTGGCAAAAAAATACGGTACCATTTTCATCCCGGCACATCTGGTTGAAGAACTGGTTTTGACTTCAGAAGTAACGGCGCTTCGTGATGAATTCGGTCACCAAAGGCTAAGAGAAGGCAAATATACACCTGGTGAAATCGATACCAAATGGACTGATGCGATTTCAAAAGATTTCTTGAAATGGGTCAATTCATATCCGGGACGTCTTCCGATGAGCAAAAAAGAACTTGATGATTATCTGAAAGAACGCAATTATTAAAATAGCTATCGGCTTTCGGCAGTCGGCTTTCGGCCTTAAAAACATTAATATTTCCTAAATATCTTAAAATTATGAAGAGTATCTTAAAGCAGATCATTGCATCTAATAAAGAAGTTGAAAAAGCTGAAAAGCTTGCCGTTCAAACGGAAATAAGTAATCCGGCAACAAAGGACAGTCGCCGTAACTTTTTAAGAAAATCAGCCGTAGGCGGTATTGCGCTG
The nucleotide sequence above comes from Dyadobacter subterraneus. Encoded proteins:
- a CDS encoding RraA family protein is translated as MLKKTMLLPALLFVSFLSNAQPISPTVDQIKALTANWKGERSADGRPKVSDAILARLKNISIEEAWGVLRNKGYQNQYEGDWQLIHPDSSMTGRVVTAQYVPLRPDFQDYIKETGKKEGRNPAGGTNSWPIDVLTNGDVYVADGYGKIADGTLIGDNLGNSIYAKSKRGTIFYGSVRDVEGLSEIKGYNAWIKGSDPSYIQQMMLSGINVPIRIGRAIVLPGDVVLAKKYGTIFIPAHLVEELVLTSEVTALRDEFGHQRLREGKYTPGEIDTKWTDAISKDFLKWVNSYPGRLPMSKKELDDYLKERNY